In a genomic window of Spirosoma agri:
- a CDS encoding NADH-quinone oxidoreductase subunit C — MLTNEEVAQTILTQFGEAVSDFDDPYDLLTFSTTRETIIPLLTYLNDHSSYRISFLTDITGIHYPDSAGNEFCVVYHLHSLTNNFRLRIKVFLSGEDLHIPTASSIFASANWMERETFDFFGIIFDGHPDLRRILNMEEMDYFPMRREYPLEDATREDKIDALFGR, encoded by the coding sequence ATGCTGACCAACGAAGAAGTTGCGCAGACTATACTAACCCAATTTGGCGAGGCCGTCAGTGATTTCGATGATCCGTATGACCTGCTGACCTTTTCGACGACCCGGGAGACGATCATTCCCCTGCTCACGTATTTAAACGATCATTCGTCTTATCGGATTAGTTTTCTAACGGACATTACCGGAATACACTATCCGGATTCTGCCGGCAACGAGTTCTGCGTAGTCTATCACCTGCACAGCCTGACGAACAATTTCCGCCTGCGCATTAAAGTCTTTCTTTCGGGAGAGGATCTTCATATTCCCACGGCGAGTTCTATTTTTGCCAGCGCCAACTGGATGGAACGCGAAACCTTCGACTTTTTTGGCATCATCTTCGATGGGCATCCCGATCTTCGCCGAATCCTGAACATGGAAGAGATGGATTATTTCCCTATGCGCCGGGAGTATCCGCTGGAAGATGCCACCCGCGAAGACAAAATTGACGCACTGTTTGGACGATAA